A single region of the Halobacterium wangiae genome encodes:
- a CDS encoding ABC transporter ATP-binding protein, with protein sequence MSDPLLSVRDLHTQFDTQEGTVRAVDGVSFDVQPGETICLVGESGSGKTVACESITKLIPTPPGKITSGEVNFDGENLAELSSKELEAYRGGRIGHVFQNPQGALDPVYTVGDQLVEAIRLHRDVPKNVARERAVELLDRVGIGDVEERIDDYPHQFSGGMKQRVVIAMALACDPDLLIADEPTTALDVTIQAQVLRLLDDLQAERGMAMVFVTHDLGVVAEIADRVVVMYAGKVMETGDVYQVFENPSHPYTKALLNCLPGRGRTLETIGGTLPDPTDPPEGCRFHPRCPHAVPACEQGGQPDFEDVGGTHDVSCVLYGTDHEVPRAMEVDDD encoded by the coding sequence ATGAGCGACCCACTGCTCTCCGTCCGCGACCTCCACACCCAGTTCGACACCCAGGAAGGGACCGTGCGCGCCGTCGACGGCGTCAGCTTCGACGTCCAGCCCGGCGAGACGATCTGTCTCGTCGGCGAGTCGGGCTCCGGGAAGACAGTCGCCTGCGAGTCCATCACGAAACTCATCCCGACGCCGCCCGGAAAGATCACGAGCGGCGAGGTGAACTTCGACGGCGAGAACCTCGCGGAGCTCTCCTCGAAGGAACTCGAGGCGTACCGCGGCGGCCGCATCGGCCACGTCTTCCAGAACCCGCAGGGCGCCCTCGACCCGGTCTACACCGTCGGCGACCAGCTCGTCGAGGCCATCCGACTCCACCGCGACGTGCCGAAGAACGTCGCCCGGGAGCGCGCGGTCGAACTGCTCGACCGCGTCGGCATCGGCGACGTCGAGGAGCGCATCGACGACTACCCCCACCAGTTCTCCGGCGGGATGAAACAGCGCGTCGTCATCGCGATGGCGCTCGCCTGCGACCCGGACCTGCTCATCGCGGACGAACCGACCACCGCGCTGGACGTCACCATCCAGGCACAGGTCCTCCGCCTGCTCGACGACCTCCAGGCGGAACGCGGGATGGCGATGGTGTTCGTCACCCACGACCTCGGCGTCGTCGCCGAGATCGCCGACCGCGTCGTCGTGATGTACGCGGGGAAGGTGATGGAGACCGGCGACGTCTACCAGGTGTTCGAGAACCCCTCGCACCCGTACACGAAGGCGCTGCTAAACTGTCTGCCCGGCCGCGGGCGGACGCTGGAGACCATCGGCGGGACGCTGCCGGACCCGACGGACCCACCCGAAGGCTGCCGATTCCACCCGCGCTGCCCGCACGCAGTGCCGGCCTGCGAGCAGGGTGGCCAGCCCGACTTCGAGGACGTCGGCGGCACCCACGACGTCTCCTGTGTCCTGTACGGGACGGACCACGAGGTGCCCCGTGCCATGGAGGTGGATGATGACTGA
- a CDS encoding SDR family oxidoreductase, giving the protein MDVAVLGCGYVGLELGRQLTAAGHEPVGVRRSADGIDSILAAGFEAVRADVTDADSLASVPDVDAVVFAASSGGRGAEAAREVYVDGLRTAIEQFGSRDDPPDQFVYTSSTGVYGDYGGDWVDEETPLDPTTEKTEVLAEAERVALEEGTEAGIDPTVVRFAGLYGPDRYRLTRYLDGPVTEGYLNMIHRADAAGVVRFALIDADEDVLLAVDDEPVSKWAFADWLADECGVAWPEKQTVEERLAAGDLSTPAERRLRTSKRCSNALLRELGYEFSYPTFREGYRPAVEAFRRGEYK; this is encoded by the coding sequence ATGGACGTCGCCGTGCTCGGCTGTGGCTACGTCGGTCTCGAACTCGGCCGTCAGCTGACGGCGGCGGGTCACGAACCCGTCGGCGTCCGGCGCTCCGCAGACGGCATCGATTCGATTCTGGCGGCTGGCTTCGAGGCCGTCCGCGCGGACGTCACGGACGCCGACTCGCTGGCTTCGGTTCCGGACGTCGACGCCGTCGTCTTCGCGGCGAGTTCCGGGGGTCGGGGTGCCGAGGCGGCCCGCGAGGTGTACGTCGACGGACTCCGGACTGCGATCGAGCAGTTCGGATCGCGGGACGACCCGCCCGACCAGTTCGTCTACACGTCGAGTACGGGCGTCTACGGCGACTACGGCGGTGATTGGGTGGACGAGGAGACGCCACTCGACCCGACGACGGAGAAGACGGAGGTGCTCGCGGAAGCAGAGCGGGTCGCCCTCGAGGAAGGAACCGAGGCGGGGATTGACCCGACCGTCGTGCGGTTCGCGGGGCTGTACGGCCCGGACCGCTACCGACTGACGCGCTACCTCGACGGCCCGGTCACCGAGGGCTACCTGAACATGATCCACCGCGCGGACGCCGCCGGCGTCGTGCGGTTCGCGCTCATCGACGCGGACGAGGACGTGCTGCTCGCGGTGGACGACGAACCGGTGTCGAAGTGGGCGTTCGCGGACTGGCTCGCCGACGAGTGCGGCGTAGCGTGGCCCGAGAAACAGACCGTCGAGGAGCGCCTCGCGGCGGGCGACCTCTCGACGCCCGCAGAGCGGCGCCTGCGGACGAGCAAGCGCTGCTCGAACGCGTTGCTCCGTGAGCTGGGATACGAGTTCTCCTACCCGACGTTCCGGGAGGGCTACCGGCCGGCCGTCGAGGCGTTCCGTCGCGGGGAGTACAAGTAA
- a CDS encoding DUF5791 family protein, translating to MLTDEIADPDAVTPEELRAEYLSTLRDAVESVGVDAVAEQSDIATERLDALVAGESLTFTLEEAAAILGTSDDWPGAEGILLEVRDHVMLQMSSAVMDVDALAAGLDGDLDPKEIQQKIEGRQPMTLAEYARIYRYIASENPY from the coding sequence GTGCTAACCGACGAAATCGCGGACCCGGACGCGGTGACCCCCGAAGAGCTGCGTGCGGAGTACCTGTCGACGCTTCGGGACGCCGTCGAGTCAGTCGGCGTGGACGCCGTCGCAGAGCAGTCCGATATCGCGACCGAGCGACTCGACGCGCTGGTCGCGGGGGAGTCGCTGACGTTCACCCTCGAGGAGGCTGCGGCCATCCTCGGGACGAGCGACGACTGGCCGGGCGCCGAGGGCATCCTCCTCGAGGTCCGAGACCACGTGATGCTCCAGATGAGCTCCGCCGTGATGGACGTGGACGCCCTCGCGGCCGGCCTCGACGGCGACCTCGATCCCAAGGAGATACAGCAGAAGATCGAGGGGCGACAGCCGATGACGCTCGCGGAGTACGCCCGCATCTACCGGTACATCGCCAGCGAGAACCCGTACTGA
- a CDS encoding DHH family phosphoesterase — MLSEVGSAPLPTIAFVAITLIAGGAGVYAVSSVLRRRRADARSEDFEQLRDTIAGLESVALVVPENPSVDALAAAIGLRELCKEWGVSARVFAEGRVTSDDAKAFCNLFNLTLDVADDPLDDYDGAVAVGGGGTVPSFANRPPVVAVVRHRPAAVDHPLVIAGNDAGATSTIVARFIERADRTPEQDVATALLYGIRAGTREFRRVRSREDFQAASFLQEFADQGTIDALRAPGMSGETFDVIGEAIANRERRASFAVTNVGSVPAVSSLEEAADTLLRLDGVSSAAAFGVHEDTVVTACRAEDVRTSALDVLSTAFDQTEALGGDADAATARVPLGLFSRVSAEQQPTLDELIDASTRKALFASFEQA, encoded by the coding sequence ATGCTCTCCGAGGTCGGCTCGGCTCCGCTACCCACCATCGCGTTCGTCGCCATCACCCTGATCGCCGGGGGTGCGGGGGTGTACGCCGTCAGCTCCGTCCTTCGCCGCCGTCGCGCAGACGCCCGAAGCGAGGACTTCGAACAGCTCCGGGACACCATCGCGGGACTCGAATCGGTTGCCCTCGTTGTCCCCGAGAATCCGAGTGTAGACGCGCTCGCTGCCGCTATCGGCCTCCGCGAGCTCTGCAAGGAGTGGGGCGTCTCGGCGCGCGTCTTCGCCGAGGGACGGGTGACTAGCGACGACGCGAAGGCCTTCTGTAACCTGTTCAACCTCACACTCGACGTCGCCGACGACCCGCTCGACGACTACGACGGCGCAGTCGCGGTCGGCGGCGGCGGCACCGTCCCCTCGTTCGCCAATCGGCCGCCGGTCGTCGCGGTGGTGCGCCACCGCCCCGCGGCCGTCGACCACCCGCTCGTCATCGCCGGCAACGACGCCGGCGCCACCTCCACGATCGTCGCGCGGTTCATCGAGCGCGCCGACCGCACGCCCGAACAGGACGTCGCGACCGCGCTCCTCTACGGCATCCGCGCGGGTACCCGGGAGTTCCGCCGGGTCCGCTCCCGCGAGGACTTCCAGGCAGCTAGCTTCCTCCAGGAGTTCGCCGACCAGGGGACCATCGACGCGCTCCGTGCGCCCGGCATGAGCGGCGAGACGTTCGACGTCATCGGCGAGGCGATCGCCAACCGCGAGCGCCGCGCGAGTTTCGCCGTCACGAACGTCGGCAGCGTGCCCGCCGTCAGCTCCCTCGAGGAAGCCGCAGACACGCTGCTCCGTCTCGACGGGGTCTCCTCGGCGGCGGCGTTCGGCGTCCACGAGGACACCGTCGTCACCGCCTGCCGCGCGGAGGACGTCCGCACCAGCGCGCTCGACGTGCTCTCGACGGCGTTCGACCAGACGGAGGCGCTGGGCGGCGACGCCGATGCCGCGACCGCTCGCGTGCCGCTGGGACTGTTCAGTCGCGTGAGCGCCGAACAGCAGCCCACCCTCGACGAACTCATCGACGCGAGCACCCGGAAGGCGCTGTTCGCGTCCTTCGAGCAGGCCTGA
- the rnhA gene encoding ribonuclease HI, whose amino-acid sequence MPVVECDVETARERLADAGATFSEGNSEYEQWHADLGDAHAVAYEDKLVVQGANPTDITAVVEPERGGRVHVYFDGACRGNPGPSAVGWVLVSGDGIVAENGETIGRATNNQAEYEALLAGLRAADQFGFDEVEIRGDSQLIVKQVKGAWDTNDPDLREKRVAVRELLERFDDWSLTHVPREVNDRADELANEALDND is encoded by the coding sequence ATGCCGGTGGTGGAATGCGACGTCGAGACCGCGCGCGAGCGACTGGCCGACGCGGGCGCGACGTTCAGCGAGGGGAACTCCGAGTACGAGCAGTGGCACGCCGACCTCGGGGACGCACACGCAGTCGCCTACGAGGACAAACTCGTTGTCCAGGGGGCGAATCCGACGGACATCACTGCCGTCGTCGAACCCGAGCGCGGCGGCCGCGTCCACGTCTACTTCGACGGCGCGTGCCGCGGCAACCCGGGTCCGTCGGCGGTCGGGTGGGTGCTCGTCTCCGGTGACGGCATCGTCGCCGAGAACGGCGAGACCATCGGGCGCGCTACCAACAACCAGGCCGAGTACGAGGCGCTGCTCGCCGGCCTGCGCGCGGCCGACCAGTTCGGCTTCGACGAGGTGGAGATCCGGGGGGACTCACAGCTCATCGTCAAGCAGGTGAAGGGTGCGTGGGACACAAACGACCCCGACCTCCGGGAGAAACGCGTGGCGGTCCGGGAACTACTCGAGCGCTTCGACGACTGGTCGCTGACCCACGTACCGCGAGAGGTAAACGACCGGGCGGACGAACTCGCGAACGAGGCGCTCGACAATGACTGA
- a CDS encoding transcription initiation factor IIB, whose protein sequence is MTRSTRQRERETATEQEESEEGVRECPECSSDNLVKSSDRAELVCEDCGLVVEEEQIDPGPEWRAFNHQERQEKSRVGAPTTQTMHDKGLTTTIDWKDKDAYGRSISSKKRSQMHRLRKWQERIRTKDAGERNLQFALSEIDRMASALGVPRSVREVASVIYRRALKEDLIRGRSIEGVATSALYAACRKEGIPRSLEEISEVSRVERKEIGRTYRYISQELGLEMKPVDPKKYVPRFCSELELSEEVQSKANEIIETTAEKGLLSGKSPTGYAAAAIYAASLLCNEKKTQREVADVAQVTEVTIRNRYQEQIEAMGIHG, encoded by the coding sequence ATGACACGGTCCACTCGCCAGCGGGAGCGAGAAACAGCGACAGAGCAGGAGGAGTCCGAGGAGGGGGTACGGGAGTGCCCGGAGTGCAGCTCTGACAACCTCGTGAAGAGTTCGGACCGCGCGGAACTGGTCTGCGAAGACTGCGGCCTCGTCGTCGAGGAGGAGCAGATCGACCCCGGTCCAGAGTGGCGAGCGTTCAACCACCAGGAACGACAGGAGAAATCCCGGGTCGGCGCCCCGACCACCCAGACGATGCACGACAAGGGTCTGACCACCACCATCGACTGGAAGGACAAGGACGCCTACGGCCGGTCTATCTCCTCGAAGAAACGGTCGCAGATGCACCGCCTGCGGAAGTGGCAGGAGCGCATCCGCACGAAGGACGCCGGCGAGCGCAACCTCCAGTTCGCGCTCTCCGAGATCGACCGGATGGCCTCGGCGCTCGGCGTGCCGCGGTCCGTCCGCGAGGTCGCGTCCGTCATCTACCGCCGCGCACTGAAAGAAGACCTCATCCGCGGGCGCTCCATCGAGGGCGTCGCCACCAGCGCGCTGTACGCAGCGTGCCGCAAGGAGGGCATCCCGCGGAGCCTCGAAGAGATCTCGGAGGTGAGCCGCGTCGAGCGCAAGGAGATCGGTCGCACCTACCGCTACATCTCCCAGGAGCTCGGGCTCGAGATGAAGCCCGTCGACCCCAAGAAGTACGTACCGCGGTTCTGCTCGGAGCTCGAACTCTCCGAGGAAGTGCAGTCGAAGGCCAACGAGATCATCGAGACTACTGCCGAGAAGGGACTGCTCTCCGGAAAGTCCCCGACCGGCTACGCGGCAGCAGCGATCTACGCCGCGTCCCTGCTCTGCAACGAGAAGAAGACCCAGCGCGAGGTCGCAGACGTCGCGCAAGTGACGGAAGTCACCATCCGGAACCGGTACCAGGAGCAGATCGAGGCGATGGGCATCCACGGCTAG
- a CDS encoding PadR family transcriptional regulator, which produces MSEAQPATRTDVRDLTAFQKNILTVLAEEARYGLAIKRELEEYYGQEVNHGRLYPNLDDLVNKGLVEKSELDKRTNEYALTDDGFEAVVDDLEWALSKFLVDEERKERVSGIVADN; this is translated from the coding sequence ATGTCAGAGGCACAACCCGCCACGCGCACAGACGTGCGGGACCTGACTGCGTTCCAGAAGAACATCCTGACCGTTCTCGCCGAGGAAGCCCGCTACGGGCTCGCCATCAAACGAGAGCTCGAGGAGTACTACGGGCAGGAGGTCAACCACGGACGACTCTACCCGAACCTCGACGACCTCGTCAACAAGGGGCTCGTCGAGAAGTCCGAACTCGACAAGCGCACCAACGAGTACGCACTCACGGACGACGGCTTCGAGGCAGTCGTCGACGACCTGGAGTGGGCGCTCTCGAAGTTCCTCGTCGACGAGGAGCGCAAGGAGCGCGTCAGCGGCATCGTCGCGGACAACTGA
- a CDS encoding phosphoglycerol geranylgeranyltransferase, with amino-acid sequence MTTPWEDWDHVLKVDPDKSLVDGETFDDVCETGTDAIEVGGTLDVTTEKMQRVIDACRKHDVPLYQEPSNPAVVVDDDALDGYLVPVVLNAGDPFWITGAHKEWVRIADLDWERTTTEAYVVLNPEASVAEYTEADCDLGADDVAAYAEVAERMFGQEIVYVEYSGTLGDTDVVEAAAEALDDATLFYGGGIGDYEAAYEMGKHADTVVVGDLLHDEGVDAVRQTVEGVRDAHADW; translated from the coding sequence ATGACTACCCCGTGGGAGGACTGGGACCACGTGCTGAAGGTGGACCCGGACAAGTCGCTCGTCGACGGCGAGACGTTCGACGACGTCTGCGAGACGGGCACGGACGCCATCGAGGTCGGCGGCACGCTGGACGTGACCACCGAGAAGATGCAGCGGGTCATCGACGCCTGCCGAAAACACGACGTGCCGCTCTACCAGGAACCGTCGAACCCGGCCGTCGTGGTCGACGACGACGCGCTGGACGGCTACCTCGTCCCGGTCGTGTTGAACGCCGGCGACCCCTTCTGGATTACGGGCGCCCACAAGGAGTGGGTGCGCATCGCCGACCTCGACTGGGAACGCACCACGACGGAGGCGTACGTCGTGTTGAACCCGGAGGCGAGCGTCGCGGAGTACACGGAGGCGGACTGCGACCTCGGCGCCGACGACGTCGCCGCCTACGCCGAGGTCGCCGAGCGGATGTTCGGCCAGGAGATCGTCTACGTCGAGTACTCGGGGACACTCGGCGACACCGACGTGGTCGAGGCGGCCGCCGAGGCGCTCGACGACGCGACGCTGTTCTACGGCGGTGGTATCGGGGACTACGAAGCGGCCTACGAGATGGGCAAACACGCCGACACCGTCGTCGTCGGCGACCTCCTCCACGACGAGGGCGTCGACGCGGTTCGCCAGACCGTCGAGGGCGTCCGAGACGCCCACGCCGACTGGTAG
- a CDS encoding inorganic diphosphatase: MTNLWEDLETGPDAPDVIYAVVECLKGERNKYEYDKDVPGVVLDRVLHSNVHYPSDYGFIPQSYYDDEDPFDVLVLVEDQTFPGCVIEARPVALMKMDDDGEQDDKVIAVPEEDPRYDHIQDLADIPQQTLDEIEEFFETYKNLEPGKQVETQGFEDAAAAKDAIEHAQDLYSEHFG, encoded by the coding sequence ATGACGAACCTCTGGGAAGACCTCGAGACGGGGCCCGACGCACCCGACGTCATCTACGCGGTCGTCGAGTGTCTGAAAGGCGAGCGCAACAAGTACGAGTACGACAAGGACGTCCCCGGCGTGGTGCTGGACCGCGTCCTCCACAGCAACGTCCACTACCCCTCGGACTACGGGTTCATCCCGCAGTCATACTACGACGACGAGGACCCCTTCGACGTGCTCGTGCTCGTCGAGGACCAGACGTTCCCGGGCTGTGTCATCGAGGCCCGTCCGGTCGCACTGATGAAGATGGACGACGACGGCGAGCAGGACGACAAGGTCATCGCGGTGCCCGAGGAGGACCCCCGCTACGACCACATCCAGGACCTCGCGGACATCCCCCAGCAGACCCTCGACGAGATCGAGGAGTTCTTCGAGACGTACAAGAATCTCGAACCGGGCAAGCAGGTCGAGACCCAGGGGTTCGAGGACGCGGCGGCCGCCAAGGACGCCATCGAACACGCCCAGGACCTCTACTCCGAGCACTTCGGGTAA
- a CDS encoding DUF7286 family protein — MSDDELAARVRTGERALTDDDVSVADLSDTAAVHQRLGDVETRLEALARWTGLDARAKAVANGSAARAVAAEAARIADASEVQRDRLAARLRAEAPKIAQRGAVRVAAGTVSDTVASTRHVGRIVAENALSEAGTVTAERAAKRLGAADVGSVPAGLPLAPVPGFWYATTNAWSVSIRGEWARFVVHASGGSPVGPGNGTAYVRETEPVAFDVNGDGRPDRVGRNERLSFDVEATVAVVVPAGPRGVGDVDGDADEQSSGW, encoded by the coding sequence ATGTCGGATGACGAACTCGCGGCCAGAGTGCGGACGGGCGAACGTGCACTGACGGACGACGACGTGAGCGTCGCCGACCTGTCGGACACGGCCGCGGTCCACCAGCGACTCGGTGACGTCGAGACCCGCCTGGAGGCGCTCGCTCGCTGGACGGGCCTCGACGCCCGCGCGAAAGCGGTCGCCAACGGCTCGGCTGCCCGGGCCGTCGCCGCCGAAGCCGCCCGAATCGCGGACGCCTCCGAGGTCCAGCGCGATCGACTGGCGGCGAGACTCCGCGCGGAAGCGCCGAAAATCGCCCAGCGAGGCGCGGTCCGCGTCGCGGCCGGAACGGTCTCGGACACGGTCGCGTCGACGCGGCACGTCGGTCGCATCGTCGCCGAGAACGCGCTCTCGGAGGCCGGCACCGTGACCGCCGAGCGCGCGGCGAAACGACTCGGCGCCGCCGACGTCGGGTCGGTGCCGGCCGGCCTGCCGCTGGCGCCCGTCCCCGGGTTCTGGTACGCGACGACGAACGCGTGGTCCGTCTCGATTCGCGGGGAGTGGGCACGGTTCGTCGTGCACGCGTCGGGTGGCTCGCCGGTCGGCCCCGGCAACGGTACGGCGTACGTCCGCGAGACCGAACCCGTCGCGTTCGACGTGAACGGGGACGGTAGACCGGACCGCGTCGGGCGGAACGAGCGGCTCTCCTTCGACGTCGAGGCGACCGTGGCGGTGGTCGTGCCGGCCGGGCCACGGGGGGTCGGCGACGTCGACGGTGACGCCGACGAGCAGTCCTCGGGCTGGTGA
- a CDS encoding tubulin/FtsZ family protein gives MKAALIGVGQAGGKVTEALLAEDRRAGYDSIRSAFAINTAETDLEGLEIDTMLIGQDRVKGHGVGADNELGAEVMQNDIREVMGGLDGVVDPHTEAIFVIAGLGGGTGSGGAPVLVKELKRVYDVPVYALGILPGRDEGGIYQANAGRSLKTLVREADSTLLVDNDAWRQTGQSVTEAYDAINERMARRIGILLAAGEGIEGVGESVVDSSEVINTLKSGNMSALGFATAEAAPDAGENINVVTSTTRKALLSGMSVPETTEAGAALVIAAGESDRIPRKGVEKARSWVEEETRSMQVRGGDFPIDSDNVAVLVLLSGIARSERIQQFMERAKAASEEVEREQVTEDFQNEELDGLF, from the coding sequence ATGAAAGCCGCCCTCATCGGTGTCGGCCAAGCCGGCGGGAAGGTGACGGAGGCCCTCCTCGCGGAAGACCGACGAGCGGGCTACGACTCGATTCGTTCGGCGTTCGCCATCAACACGGCGGAGACGGACCTCGAAGGACTGGAGATCGACACGATGTTGATCGGACAGGACCGCGTGAAAGGCCATGGCGTCGGCGCCGACAACGAACTCGGCGCGGAGGTCATGCAGAACGACATCCGCGAGGTGATGGGTGGCCTCGACGGCGTCGTCGACCCCCATACAGAAGCCATCTTCGTGATCGCGGGACTCGGCGGTGGCACCGGCTCCGGCGGCGCGCCCGTCCTGGTGAAGGAGCTCAAGCGCGTCTACGACGTTCCCGTCTACGCACTCGGCATCCTCCCCGGGCGCGACGAGGGCGGCATCTACCAGGCCAACGCGGGTCGCTCCCTGAAGACGCTCGTCCGCGAGGCCGACTCCACGCTCCTCGTCGACAACGACGCCTGGCGCCAGACCGGCCAGAGCGTCACCGAGGCGTACGACGCCATCAACGAGCGCATGGCGCGCCGCATCGGTATCCTCCTCGCCGCCGGTGAGGGTATCGAGGGCGTCGGCGAGAGCGTCGTCGACTCCAGCGAGGTCATCAACACGCTCAAGTCCGGCAACATGTCCGCTCTCGGGTTCGCCACCGCCGAGGCCGCACCGGACGCCGGCGAGAACATCAACGTCGTCACCTCCACCACTCGGAAAGCTCTCCTCTCGGGCATGAGCGTCCCCGAGACGACGGAGGCCGGCGCCGCACTCGTCATCGCGGCCGGCGAGAGCGACCGCATCCCACGGAAAGGCGTGGAGAAGGCGCGCTCGTGGGTCGAAGAGGAGACCCGAAGCATGCAGGTCCGCGGCGGCGACTTCCCCATCGACTCCGACAACGTCGCCGTCCTCGTGCTCCTCTCGGGCATCGCCCGCTCCGAGCGCATCCAGCAGTTCATGGAGCGCGCGAAGGCCGCCAGCGAGGAGGTCGAGCGCGAGCAGGTCACGGAGGACTTCCAGAACGAAGAACTGGACGGGCTCTTCTAA
- a CDS encoding alkaline phosphatase family protein yields the protein MGLFDRLRGSDDARVAFVGIDGVPYSLVRAEPETFPNLHDVLDEGSGGAIDSIVPPESSACWPSLTTGVNPGETGVYGFQDREVGSYETYVPMGRDVQATRLWDRVTDAGRDATVLNVPVTFPPQRDIQRMVSGFLSPDIEKASHPEDVATYLESIDYRIDTNAKLGHDDDKTEFLENAHETIDARQEAFLHYVEEDDWDLFFGVFMTTDRVNHFLFDDYERDGEYYEEFLEFYAKVDRYIGELRDALPEDVTLVVASDHGFTSEDYEVHLNAWLEEEGWLSYEDDDHESLDDIDDDTKAYSFIPGRFYINLEDREPRGSVAPEEYESVRAELKEKLESLEGPDGEQVVDRVVEGEDVFDGAHDEIAPDLVAIPNHGFDLKAGFKGSEDVFSVGPRTGMHSFENATLVADDPDVEVPEGTDLYDIAPTLLDLLDVQYDKREFDGASLVQADD from the coding sequence ATGGGTCTGTTCGACCGACTCCGCGGGAGTGACGACGCGCGGGTCGCCTTCGTCGGTATCGACGGCGTCCCGTACAGCCTCGTCCGCGCCGAACCCGAGACGTTCCCGAACCTCCACGACGTGCTCGACGAGGGGTCCGGCGGTGCCATCGACAGCATCGTGCCCCCCGAGTCCAGCGCGTGCTGGCCGTCGCTGACCACCGGCGTCAACCCCGGTGAGACGGGCGTATACGGGTTCCAGGACCGCGAAGTCGGCAGCTACGAGACGTACGTGCCGATGGGCCGCGACGTGCAGGCGACCCGACTCTGGGACCGCGTCACCGACGCCGGCCGGGACGCCACCGTCCTGAACGTCCCCGTGACGTTCCCGCCCCAGCGCGACATCCAGCGCATGGTCTCCGGGTTCCTCTCCCCGGACATCGAGAAGGCCTCCCACCCCGAGGACGTCGCGACCTACCTGGAGTCCATCGACTACCGCATCGACACGAACGCGAAACTCGGCCACGACGACGACAAGACGGAGTTCCTCGAGAACGCCCACGAGACCATCGACGCCCGCCAGGAGGCGTTCCTGCACTACGTCGAGGAGGACGACTGGGACCTCTTCTTCGGCGTGTTCATGACGACGGACCGCGTCAACCACTTCCTCTTCGACGACTACGAGCGCGACGGCGAGTACTACGAGGAGTTCCTCGAGTTCTACGCGAAGGTCGACCGTTACATCGGCGAACTCCGCGATGCGCTTCCCGAGGACGTCACCCTCGTCGTCGCCTCCGACCACGGGTTCACTAGCGAGGACTACGAAGTCCACCTGAACGCGTGGCTCGAGGAGGAGGGGTGGCTCTCCTACGAGGACGACGACCACGAGAGCCTCGACGACATCGACGACGATACGAAGGCGTACTCGTTCATCCCCGGCCGGTTCTACATCAACCTCGAGGACCGCGAACCCCGCGGGAGCGTCGCCCCCGAGGAGTACGAGTCGGTCCGCGCGGAACTGAAGGAGAAACTCGAATCCCTAGAGGGCCCGGACGGCGAGCAGGTCGTCGACCGCGTCGTCGAGGGCGAGGACGTCTTCGACGGGGCGCACGACGAGATCGCGCCGGACCTCGTCGCCATCCCGAACCACGGCTTCGACCTGAAGGCCGGCTTCAAGGGCAGCGAGGACGTGTTCAGCGTCGGCCCGCGGACGGGCATGCACTCCTTCGAGAACGCGACGCTCGTCGCCGACGACCCGGACGTCGAGGTGCCTGAGGGGACGGACCTCTACGACATCGCGCCGACTCTCCTCGACCTGCTCGACGTGCAGTACGACAAGCGCGAGTTCGACGGCGCGAGTCTCGTGCAGGCCGACGACTGA
- a CDS encoding DUF7108 family protein — MTELPADVVDEAERLTRLARNAVDDNAAAAYRERRDDLLEEHGFVARVRDDDHTLVCYPADWLDDEGAVQLADVEDTDRAAEVSIAGPGEQGDYDAAAERNAELVERVREAHGEVHGENAAAFATFMSNHYARPMDTASAREREEFLAEFFPRNTWPTEEQRQVVEDSLSYVFDAAEDGSR; from the coding sequence ATGACTGAACTCCCTGCGGACGTGGTCGACGAGGCAGAACGGCTCACCCGACTGGCCCGGAACGCCGTCGACGACAACGCCGCGGCGGCGTACCGCGAGCGCCGTGACGACCTGCTCGAGGAGCACGGGTTCGTCGCGCGCGTCCGCGACGACGACCACACGCTCGTCTGCTACCCCGCGGACTGGCTGGACGACGAGGGCGCGGTCCAGCTCGCGGACGTCGAGGACACCGACCGGGCGGCGGAGGTGTCGATCGCGGGGCCGGGCGAACAGGGCGACTACGACGCCGCCGCCGAGCGCAACGCGGAACTCGTTGAGCGCGTCCGCGAGGCACACGGCGAGGTCCACGGCGAGAACGCGGCGGCGTTCGCGACGTTCATGAGCAACCACTACGCCCGACCGATGGACACGGCCTCGGCGCGCGAGCGCGAGGAGTTCCTCGCGGAGTTCTTCCCGCGGAACACCTGGCCCACCGAGGAGCAGCGCCAGGTCGTCGAGGACTCCCTATCGTACGTCTTCGACGCCGCAGAAGACGGCAGTCGCTGA